From Myxococcales bacterium, the proteins below share one genomic window:
- a CDS encoding protein kinase: MNDLPHLTNGARQGPMRVVLEPGTVVGPYEVKDLLGQGGMGVVYRALDTRLERTVALKVISKGEAEGPLGSHESYASRLLREAKAVASLNHPNVVSIFDVGETDELLYFAMEFVEGENLRARMAGALPTTERVRILADVAGALHAAHRAGLVHRDVKPENVMVRSDGIVKVLDFGIARRTRLVADGAELVTGEDEVAGTPAYMAPEQLRGERLDARSDQFSWGIVAFELLSGKRPFSTSHEGYALVASILSDEPPRLADLAPDVPERVAECVHRALSKAPESRYTTMEDVAAELASFTGSVRTPRPSLPPRGTRAAVDVKHHEPEAFAETTRVPTTRDTEDTTPSARPSRLPRSRSVLAMGAVTAAVVAYAFTRRPEVPPPLPKHKPAPSCQVREADAAFASARVRERDGAVSESLADLKRAVALDDGCAAAHLALGLGVLPHDPQEGLRHYQQAFHGRDGLGARDLALLEAAEPFVRPHPDLVEWETRLLAAVYRFPADSGLRVFLGSARERQLDFEGARAAYEAVTRADPAFAPAWAGLARVQKRLGDRTGALGSVAACLARSPVASVCVGVRHDLHAASGDCAAAKDDAAAWMALEPQSPDPQRAWAGALFASKAPRPSVEEALRRHVSLLPPDARKGAETREWLALAVSDGRLDDALTLAEGLEATLPADADRTEHAEAVRAKVDLALELGDTKRAAAWAKDFLDRMPAYPPYPFAPDPSIGFVEPLFRAGTLTANEVELRRAAWLASEIARTRAADPGMLSEPRGRMSWLRWSLAYGTFAETKEEAAEALRAIPVDSEPKISQRTLHFDFRAGKVLALAGDHVHAVEHLRRVVDACVGFDEPLLQVRASYFLGVALEARGDREGATTAYRQVIDRWGSAKASRTAERARARLAALGTR; encoded by the coding sequence ATGAACGACCTTCCGCATTTGACGAACGGGGCGAGGCAAGGTCCGATGCGTGTCGTGCTCGAGCCCGGGACCGTAGTCGGCCCGTACGAAGTGAAGGACCTCCTCGGTCAGGGGGGGATGGGGGTCGTGTACCGCGCGCTCGACACCCGCCTCGAGCGCACGGTCGCCCTCAAGGTGATCTCCAAGGGAGAGGCCGAGGGTCCGCTCGGCTCGCATGAGAGCTACGCGAGCCGGCTCCTTCGCGAGGCCAAAGCCGTGGCCTCCCTCAACCACCCGAACGTGGTGTCGATCTTCGACGTCGGCGAGACCGACGAGCTCCTCTACTTCGCGATGGAGTTCGTGGAGGGCGAGAACCTCCGCGCGCGGATGGCGGGCGCGCTCCCGACGACCGAGCGCGTGCGCATCCTCGCGGACGTGGCCGGCGCTCTCCATGCGGCCCACCGCGCGGGCCTCGTCCATCGCGACGTCAAACCCGAGAACGTGATGGTGCGGTCCGACGGCATCGTCAAAGTGCTCGACTTCGGGATCGCCCGCCGCACGCGGCTCGTCGCCGACGGCGCCGAGCTCGTCACCGGCGAGGACGAGGTCGCGGGGACCCCGGCGTACATGGCGCCCGAGCAGCTCCGGGGGGAGCGCCTCGACGCCCGCTCCGACCAGTTCTCGTGGGGCATCGTGGCGTTCGAGCTGCTCTCGGGCAAAAGGCCGTTTTCGACGTCGCACGAGGGGTACGCCCTCGTCGCCTCGATCCTCTCGGACGAGCCCCCTCGCCTCGCCGACCTCGCGCCCGACGTCCCCGAGCGCGTCGCCGAGTGCGTGCATCGGGCGCTCTCGAAGGCGCCCGAGAGCCGCTACACCACCATGGAGGACGTGGCCGCCGAGCTCGCGTCGTTCACCGGGAGCGTGCGTACCCCGCGTCCGAGCCTGCCACCCCGGGGCACACGCGCGGCCGTCGACGTGAAACACCACGAGCCGGAGGCCTTCGCCGAGACCACACGCGTGCCGACGACACGCGACACGGAGGACACGACACCGAGCGCGCGACCAAGCCGTCTCCCGCGGTCTCGAAGCGTCCTCGCGATGGGCGCGGTCACGGCAGCCGTCGTGGCGTACGCGTTCACGCGGCGACCGGAGGTCCCCCCGCCCCTCCCCAAACACAAGCCGGCCCCGAGCTGCCAGGTGCGCGAGGCCGACGCCGCGTTCGCGTCGGCACGGGTGCGCGAGCGCGACGGCGCCGTGTCCGAGTCCCTCGCCGACCTCAAACGGGCCGTGGCCCTCGACGACGGTTGCGCCGCGGCCCACCTCGCCCTCGGTCTCGGGGTGCTCCCGCACGACCCACAGGAAGGCCTCCGTCACTACCAGCAGGCATTTCACGGGCGAGACGGCCTCGGAGCGCGCGATCTCGCCCTGCTCGAGGCGGCCGAGCCCTTCGTGCGGCCCCACCCCGACCTGGTCGAGTGGGAGACCCGCTTGCTCGCGGCCGTCTACCGATTCCCGGCCGACTCCGGCCTCCGCGTTTTTCTCGGCTCCGCGCGCGAGCGTCAGCTCGATTTCGAGGGGGCGCGCGCCGCGTACGAGGCCGTCACACGGGCGGACCCCGCCTTCGCGCCGGCGTGGGCGGGGCTCGCGCGTGTCCAAAAACGGCTCGGTGACCGCACGGGTGCGCTCGGCTCCGTGGCCGCGTGCCTCGCCCGATCCCCGGTCGCGAGCGTGTGTGTCGGTGTACGACACGACCTCCACGCGGCAAGCGGAGACTGCGCGGCCGCCAAAGACGACGCCGCGGCCTGGATGGCCCTCGAGCCTCAGAGCCCCGATCCGCAGCGGGCGTGGGCCGGTGCGCTCTTCGCATCGAAGGCCCCCCGCCCCTCGGTCGAGGAGGCCCTGCGCCGCCACGTGAGCCTCTTGCCGCCCGACGCGCGGAAAGGGGCCGAGACCCGAGAGTGGCTCGCGCTCGCGGTCTCCGACGGGCGCCTCGACGACGCCCTTACGCTGGCCGAGGGTCTCGAGGCGACGCTGCCCGCCGACGCGGACCGCACCGAGCACGCCGAGGCGGTGCGGGCGAAGGTCGATCTCGCGCTCGAGCTAGGAGACACGAAGCGCGCCGCGGCGTGGGCCAAGGACTTCCTCGACCGGATGCCCGCCTACCCGCCTTACCCTTTCGCGCCCGACCCGAGCATCGGGTTCGTCGAGCCGCTCTTCCGGGCGGGCACCCTCACGGCGAACGAGGTCGAGCTGCGACGGGCCGCGTGGCTCGCGAGCGAGATCGCGCGAACGCGGGCGGCCGATCCGGGCATGCTGAGCGAGCCGCGAGGGCGGATGTCGTGGCTCCGGTGGTCGCTCGCGTACGGGACCTTCGCCGAGACGAAAGAAGAAGCCGCCGAGGCGCTCCGTGCGATCCCGGTGGACAGCGAGCCCAAGATCTCGCAGCGCACCCTGCACTTCGACTTTCGCGCCGGGAAGGTGCTGGCCCTCGCGGGTGACCACGTCCACGCCGTCGAGCATCTCCGGCGTGTGGTCGACGCATGTGTCGGCTTCGACGAGCCGCTCCTCCAGGTCCGCGCGAGCTACTTCCTGGGCGTGGCGCTCGAGGCTCGTGGCGACCGAGAAGGCGCGACGACCGCGTATCGCCAAGTCATCGACCGTTGGGGGTCGGCGAAGGCCTCTCGCACGGCGGAGCGTGCCCGCGCGCGGCTCGCTGCCCTCGGCACGCGATAA
- a CDS encoding 30S ribosomal protein S21 yields the protein MPSDAIQCKPLEVVVSDRGIERAIKMLKRKLASEGVLRELKMRRHYMKPSVKRRKKQAEAARRRRKRAKMDAAPPKS from the coding sequence ATGCCGAGTGATGCGATTCAGTGCAAGCCGCTCGAAGTGGTCGTGAGCGACCGCGGTATCGAGCGCGCCATCAAGATGCTCAAGCGGAAGCTCGCCTCCGAGGGCGTCCTCCGCGAGCTCAAGATGCGCCGCCACTACATGAAGCCCAGCGTGAAGCGCCGGAAGAAGCAGGCCGAGGCGGCTCGCCGCCGTCGCAAGCGCGCCAAGATGGACGCGGCCCC
- a CDS encoding serine/threonine protein kinase — translation MNRSTSPEAPKKLGHYSIVSLIGEGGMATVYLAFKDEPSGRSGPFALKVIREELAQSSDFASMFADEAKVSAGMRHPNVVRVEESGVVDGRLFLSMEVLRGHSVWQIWQACRERGLRLRYDLAAWIFARAADGLHHAHEQRGPDGTSLDLVHRDVNQSNLFVTYDGDVKVIDFGLAKAANRVSQTAAGVVKGKLSYLAPEQVTGSKLDRRADVFALGVALWEVTVDRRLFKGRDDIDTLLRVNECRVPDATAIVDDYPARLWAIVSKCLQKDPSDRYPTAQTLATDLDLFVRECGTGIGRDSVAEIMEVLFAKERERTEEWFRKSEVAEEPLAPLRREQTALLMHNMPSLPPPPKVDLWLGEPPKGFVARAEAALAPSGAHEAAPSGAPAAALAPSVAPAPGAAPTPSVPPERVRASDSGRPSSGPPARGTRRFFLDPLQVGVLVVTGLVLMLLAIFVVRLLRSS, via the coding sequence TTGAACCGCTCAACCTCCCCCGAGGCTCCGAAGAAGCTCGGGCACTACAGCATCGTCTCCCTCATCGGCGAGGGCGGGATGGCGACCGTCTATCTCGCGTTCAAAGACGAGCCCTCGGGTCGCAGCGGGCCCTTCGCGCTCAAGGTGATCCGGGAGGAGCTCGCGCAGAGCAGCGATTTCGCCTCGATGTTCGCCGACGAGGCCAAGGTGAGCGCTGGCATGCGGCACCCGAACGTCGTGCGCGTCGAGGAGTCCGGTGTCGTCGACGGGCGGCTCTTTCTGTCCATGGAGGTCCTTCGTGGGCACTCCGTCTGGCAGATCTGGCAGGCGTGCCGTGAGCGAGGGCTCCGCCTGCGGTACGACCTCGCCGCCTGGATCTTCGCACGGGCCGCCGATGGCCTGCATCACGCCCACGAGCAGCGCGGACCCGACGGCACCTCCCTCGACCTCGTGCACCGCGACGTCAACCAATCGAATCTCTTCGTCACGTACGACGGAGACGTGAAGGTCATCGACTTCGGCCTCGCCAAAGCCGCCAATCGCGTCTCTCAGACCGCCGCGGGCGTCGTCAAAGGGAAGCTGTCCTATTTGGCCCCCGAGCAGGTGACCGGATCGAAGCTCGATCGTCGCGCCGACGTGTTCGCGCTCGGTGTGGCGCTGTGGGAGGTCACGGTCGACAGGCGGCTCTTCAAAGGCCGCGACGACATCGACACGCTCCTTCGTGTGAACGAGTGCCGGGTCCCCGACGCGACCGCCATCGTCGACGACTACCCCGCACGCCTTTGGGCCATCGTCTCGAAATGCTTGCAGAAAGACCCCTCGGACCGCTACCCCACGGCGCAGACCTTGGCGACGGATCTCGACCTCTTCGTGCGCGAGTGTGGCACCGGGATCGGTCGCGACTCGGTGGCCGAGATCATGGAAGTCCTCTTCGCGAAGGAGCGTGAGCGCACCGAGGAGTGGTTCCGCAAGTCCGAGGTCGCCGAAGAGCCGCTCGCCCCGCTCCGGCGCGAGCAGACGGCGCTCCTCATGCACAACATGCCGAGCCTTCCTCCGCCGCCCAAGGTGGATCTCTGGCTCGGTGAGCCCCCGAAGGGTTTCGTCGCGCGCGCCGAAGCGGCCCTCGCGCCCTCCGGCGCTCACGAGGCGGCGCCTTCGGGGGCCCCCGCGGCCGCACTTGCGCCCTCGGTGGCTCCCGCGCCCGGGGCTGCCCCGACACCCTCCGTGCCCCCCGAGCGCGTCCGCGCGAGCGACTCCGGCAGGCCCTCTTCGGGACCACCGGCTCGCGGAACGAGGCGGTTTTTTCTCGATCCACTGCAGGTAGGGGTGCTCGTGGTGACCGGCCTCGTCCTGATGCTTCTCGCGATTTTCGTTGTTCGCCTGTTGCGTTCGTCCTGA